A genomic segment from Micropterus dolomieu isolate WLL.071019.BEF.003 ecotype Adirondacks linkage group LG03, ASM2129224v1, whole genome shotgun sequence encodes:
- the si:ch211-261d7.3 gene encoding uncharacterized protein si:ch211-261d7.3: MTEYYEEGGLLYEQSPPMHIKVESPEGPFGGGASENGFPREDEDSEGSCDQNSGLPGGLPFNVVVVHPNIMAPGMSSEDLLSIEQNRAMSAALAAGGAGKRKSRFSGAELEVLVSEVTRCEGELFGPAGRLRRRERERIWAGILERVNAVSRVPRTLREVKKRWDDLKRRNGGRLADARHRSCYLPSSRGASMLGRPSQTSPRLQQARQKQSTRPKPSFPCFPDSDTGVGVEGSERDGLEKDEDNPERDRDMGEPECETVENSMEDKLGLGLGLGIGPPPPSERWLPPSPLYSAPFLNGSPQPSSPQPSLGAQQGPLDAPPRSSWLEDELRGLGEAAIQLGNRVEKSLREFGEGFRQDMRTLVASQEALAVSLQQNNVLLQRLLGVLEAQQQPQPQQHRVQQAHQSQTSQQHLQPQPAQQLQHIEPQQQQQQRIEAPLHTQLQHAQQPHVVQQQSQQNQTQIQQQPLVTQHLNNQSAVAVVPAPSSPDVHGTFPSDPPADTNGSVQRPRRGRAVDHRRRRRR; the protein is encoded by the exons ATGACTGAGTACTACGAGGAGGGGGGGCTGCTGTACGAGCAATCACCTCCCATGCACATCAAAGTGGAGTCTCCGGAGGGACCCTTTGGAGGGGGAGCCTCAGAAAATGGCTTCCCCAGGGAGGATGAGGACTCGGAGGGCAGCTGTGACCAGAACAGTGGATTACCTGGGGGACTCCCCTTCAACGTGGTAGTGGTGCATCCGAACATCATGGCACCTGGCATGTCCTCAGAAGACCTCTTGTCCATTGAACAAA ACAGAGCTATGTCGGCTGCACTGGCTGCTGGTGGtgcaggaaaaagaaagagtcGTTTCAGTGGAGCAGAGCTGGAGGTGTTGGTGTCAGAAGTCACTCGGTGTGAAGGAGAGCTCTTTGGTCCCGCGGGGAGGCTTCGGCGGCGGGAGAGAGAGCGCATCTGGGCGGGAATCCTAGAGAGGGTCAACGCTGTGTCCAGAGTCCCACGTACCCTTCGAGAGGTGAAGAAGCGCTGGGACGACTTGAAGAGACGCAACGGAGGCAGGCTAGCGGATGCTCGCCACCGCAGCTGTTACCTGCCATCCAGCAGAGGGGCCTCGATGCTCGGCCGTCCTTCCCAGACAAGTCCCAGGCTTCAACAAGCCAGGCAAAAGCAAAGCACCAGACCAAAACCCAGTTTCCCATGCTTCCCTGACTCTGATACAG gtGTTGGTGTGGAAGGATCAGAAAGAGATGGTTTGGAGAAGGATGAGGACAATCCTGAGCGTGACAGGGATATGGGAGAACCTGAGTGTGAAACGGTAGAGAACAGCATGGAGGATAAATTAGGATTAGGACTGGGTCTGGGCATAGGACCGCCTCCTCCATCAGAACGATGGCTGCCTCCTTCCCCACTCTACAGTGCTCCTTTCCTCAATGGCagtcctcagcccagcagtcCTCAGCCATCACTTGGAGCACAGCAGGGTCCTCTTGATGCCCCTCCGCGCAGCTCCTGGCTTGAAGACGAGCTACGAGGTTTAGGGGAAGCAGCAATTCAACTGGGAAATCGGGTAGAAAAGAGTCTGCGGGAGTTTGGCGAAGGCTTCAGACAGGACATGAGAACACTTGTCGCTTCGCAAGAGGCATTAGCAGTCAGTCTACAACAAAACAATGTCCTCTTGCAAAGGCTGTTAGGAGTGCTTGAGGCCCAGCAACAACCACAGCCACAGCAACACCGTGTACAACAAGCACACCAATCACAAACATCTCAACAGCACTTACAGCCACAGCCAGCTCAGCAGTTACAACACATAgaaccacagcagcagcaacaacagcggATTGAAGCACCACTGCATACGCAGCTTCAACATGCGCAGCAGCCACATGTAGTACAACAACAGTCACAACAGaaccaaacacaaatacagcagCAGCCACTGGTCACCCAGCATTTAAACAATCAGTCAGCTGTAGCGGTGGTACCTGCACCATCGTCCCCTGACGTACACGGCACTTTCCCATCTGATCCACCCGCAGACACAAATGGGAGCGTGCAGAGGCCACGGCGTGGAAGAGCTGTTGATCACAGGCGCAGAAGACGGCGCTGA